The DNA window GTTCGGTGATGTGTGGGTGCGCATGGACCCGCAGGACCCGGGGGTCGAGGAGAACGCCTTCGTCAACGAGGTCAAGGGTGGTTCGGTGCCGACCAACTTCATCCCCGCGGTGGAGAAGGGCGTCCTCGACGGGCTCAAGAAGGGCATCCTGGCCGGGGCGCCGGTCGTCGGTGTGAAGGTCACGCTGGACGACGGCAGCTCGCACCCGGTGGACAGCTCGGAACAGGCGTTCCGCATGGCCGGCTCGATCGCCGTGAAGAACGCGCTGCAGCAGTCGAACCCGATCCTGCTCGAGCCGATCATGAACGTGGCGATCACGGTGTCCGAAGCGATCATGGGCGACATCATGAGCGACATGTCCGGGCGGCGGGGGCAGATCCAGGGCAGCGAGCCGATCGGCGGCGGTCTGCAGGTCGTGCGGGCCCTGGTGCCGCTGGCGGAGATGTCGCGCTATGCCGCGGACCTGCGGTCGCTGTCGCAGGGGGCGGCCAGCTACACCATGGAGTTCTCGCATTACCAGGAAGTGCCGGCGCACCTGGCGGAGGGCATCATCGCTGCCCGCAAGGCTCGCGAAGAGGCGGAAGGCTAGGGCTGTAGGGCGGGGGCTTGTACCCCGCCTGAGCAGAGGGGCGGGGTACAAGCCCCCGCCCTACAGGAGAAGCACCCGACGAGGTAACCAACGATGGTACAGGTTGAATCCAGGCTGAAAGTTGCGGATAACTCGGGCGTGCAGGAGATCGGCATGATCCGAGTCGTCGGGCGCGGGTACCACCGCTATGCCGGACTGGGCGATCAGATCATCGCCTCGGCCAAGCAGGTCACGCCCTCCAGTCCCATCGCCAAGGGCTCGGTCGTGCGCGCGGTCGTGGTGCGCGTGCGCAAGAAGACGCATCGCCCCGACGGCACGCAGATCGCCTTCGATGACAACGCCGCCGTCATCATTGACGACCAGAAGAACCCGCGAGCGACGCGCGTCTTCGGTCCGGTGGCCCGCGAGTTGCGCGAGCGGGAGTACATGA is part of the bacterium genome and encodes:
- the fusA gene encoding elongation factor G (EF-G; promotes GTP-dependent translocation of the ribosome during translation; many organisms have multiple copies of this gene); amino-acid sequence: DLGAVSKLEETRTGDTLSDPRQQVVFPLPPAPTPMHSAALTAASRADEDKVGMALPRIAEEDYGLHYERSAETNELIVSGMGALHLDILAERMANRFDVKVNLSDPLIPYRETISKSCRVQGRHKKQTGGRGQFGDVWVRMDPQDPGVEENAFVNEVKGGSVPTNFIPAVEKGVLDGLKKGILAGAPVVGVKVTLDDGSSHPVDSSEQAFRMAGSIAVKNALQQSNPILLEPIMNVAITVSEAIMGDIMSDMSGRRGQIQGSEPIGGGLQVVRALVPLAEMSRYAADLRSLSQGAASYTMEFSHYQEVPAHLAEGIIAARKAREEAEG
- the rplN gene encoding 50S ribosomal protein L14, producing MVQVESRLKVADNSGVQEIGMIRVVGRGYHRYAGLGDQIIASAKQVTPSSPIAKGSVVRAVVVRVRKKTHRPDGTQIAFDDNAAVIIDDQKNPRATRVFGPVARELREREYMKIISLAPEVF